The genomic window AAGGGCTATTCCAAGGGCACCGCTCTGGCTGATGAGGGCAAGCTTTCCAGGCATTACATCTGTTGGACCGAAAGTTGCGTTGAGCTTGGCTGGGGTGTAAACAACACCGAAGATGTTTGGACCGAGTATCCTCATTCCATACTTGTGGGCTGTCTCTACAAGCTGCTGCTCGACTTTCTTCCCTTCTTCGCCAAGCTCTCCAAAACCTGAGCTTATAATTGGGAGGACTTTTACTCCCTTCTTTCCGCACTCTTCTACCACTTGTGGGACAAACTTAGCGGGAACAACTATAACTGCCATGTCTACTTCATCAGGGACATCGAGAATGCTCTTGTATACTGGGAATTTTCTTCCACCGATCTCTATTTCTCCGCCCTTAACGTTAACTGCATAGATTTTGCCCTCGTAGCCATAGTCGATAAGGTTTTTCATAATAGCGTATCCTATCTTTCCGGGTGTGCCAGAAGCGCCTATAACGGCAACGCTCTTTGGTTTGAAAAGTGCTTCTAGGCTCATTTCCTTCACCTCATGAACTTTACAAAGGTTAATGCGAGAGAGGAGTTATAACTTTTCTCTTCTTCATTTGACGACCTAGATATCGGCGTTTGTTTAAAGAACCAATGGTTTTCAACAATAATAAGAGAACAAGTAGTTTGCAGGAGTCATAGTGTTATTAAAACGACAAACTGTGATAAACTGTAGTGTTAAAGGGCAATGTTTTAAAGTGCTAGAGAAAAAATAGAAAGTGGTGATGACCCTTCCCCTCCCTGAGAGGGTGATGAACACACCGGTAGGCTGATGAAGATGACGAGGATGGAAGACGAGGAGAAAACCGCCCAGTATACTCACATTCATAAGCTTTTTAGAAAAGCATTAGAGATTTCCTTTGATACAGTTATTATGCTATTCCTGTTTTTCATCCTCTACCTAACCGTCTACTCGATATACCTTAATTTCAAGCTAACCTACAATGTTAGCGACCCAAAGCTCCTTATTGCGAATATACTAGTCACTATTATCCTGATAGAAACCTACAGAATTTTAATAATCTATCTAAGGCAACACCGCGTTAGCATCACTCACATCCTCGAAGTTGGAATCGTGGCACTCGTCCAAAAGCTCATCGTTGCCTCGGATTTTAAGGAGCTCGATGCCTTAAAGCTCTTTGCTGTTGGTGGATTGCTTTTTATACTTGGTCACCTATACATTAGGATAGGTGGTGAGTAATGGGAGTCCAGATTGGTGAGCTTTTACCAAGAAAAGAACTTGAGCTTGAAAATTTAAATGGGAGAAAAGTTGCGATAGATGCATTTAACGCTATTTACCAGTTTCTCTCAACAATAAGGCAACGAGATGGGACTCCTTTAATGGATTCCAAGGGAAGAATAACGTCCCATCTTTCAGGGCTTTTTTACAGGACTATAAACCTAATGGAAGCGGGAATAAAGCCTGCGTATGTATTCGATGGGAAGCCTCCAGAGTTCAAGAAAAAAGAGCTTGAAAAAAGAGCTGAGGCTAGGGAGGAAGCGCAGGAAAAATGGGAGGAAGCCCTAGCAAGGGGAGACTTAGAAGAGGCGAAGAAATATGCACAGCGGGCGAGCAAAGTAAATGAGATGCTTATCGAGGATGCTAAGAAGCTTTTGGAGCTTATGGGCATCCCATGGGTGCAGGCTCCCAGCGAAGGTGAAGCGCAGGCAGCTTATATGGCATCTAAAGGGCACGTTTGGGCTTCGGCGAGCCAGGACTACGATTCACTCCTGTTTGGAGCCCCCAAGCTAGTTAGGAACCTCACCATAACTGGAAAAAGAAAGCTCCCCGGAAAAGATGTATATGTGGAAGTTAAACCGGAGCTCATAGTTCTCGAGGAAGTTCTAAAAGAGCTTAACATAACAAGGGAAAAGCTGATAGAACTTGCAATTCTCGTAGGGACGGACTACAATCCTGGAGGCATAAAAGGGATTGGACCAAAAAAGGCCCTTGAAATAGTCAAATACTCCAAAGATCCTCTGGCAAAGTATCAAAAAATGAGCGACGTTGATCTCTATGCAATAAAGGAGTTCTTCCTAAACCCGCCGACAACAGACGAATACAAGCTCGAATGGAAAATGCCCGATGAAGAAGGGATACTAAAGTTCCTCTGCGATGAACATGACTTCAGTGAGGAGAGAGTTAAAAACGGCCTGGAAAGACTTAAAAAGGCAGTTAAGGCCGGGAGACAGTTTACATTAGACAGCTGGTTCAAAAAGAAGTGATTAGAAAAGCTCAGAGTGGAAGCTTCAGTCCCAGTTTTTCTACCATTTCTTTGTATCTGTTTCTTACTGTTACTTCTGTTACTCTTGCAACCTCAGCAACTTCCCTTTGAGTTCTCTTTTCGCCCTCGAGCAGTGAAGCAATATACAAAGCCGCGGCAACAAGACCGGCAGGACTCTTACCACTCGTCAAGCCCATCTCGTAAGCTTTCTCAAGGAGCTCTATAGCCCTCCGCCTAGTCCTCTCACTTAAGCTGAGCTCATCGGCAAACTTGTTCACATAATCCGTCGGCTTCACGAAGAGCTTCTTGGGAGTCAGGTTAAGGTTCCTCGCAATAAACCTGAAGCTCCTGCCAATTTCTTTCTTGTCAACCTTGGCAATATCGGCAATCTCATCGAGAGTCCTCGGAATCTTTAAAAGCCTGCATGCGGCATAAACACAAGCTGCAATGACACTCTCAATTGACCTTCCCCTGATAAGCCCCTTCCTAACAGCCTCCCTGTAAAGCCTTGCAGCTTCCTCCTCAACGTGCTTCGGCAGGTTTAACCT from Thermococcus bergensis includes these protein-coding regions:
- a CDS encoding transcription initiation factor IIB, whose amino-acid sequence is MTKQRVCPVCGSDKFVYDPERGEVICATCGFVIQENMIDMGPEWRAFDASQREKRSRTGAPESILLHDKGLSTDIGYDRNVKGLMREKIYRLRKWQSRLRVSDAAERNLAFALSELDRLGARLNLPKHVEEEAARLYREAVRKGLIRGRSIESVIAACVYAACRLLKIPRTLDEIADIAKVDKKEIGRSFRFIARNLNLTPKKLFVKPTDYVNKFADELSLSERTRRRAIELLEKAYEMGLTSGKSPAGLVAAALYIASLLEGEKRTQREVAEVARVTEVTVRNRYKEMVEKLGLKLPL
- a CDS encoding phosphate-starvation-inducible PsiE family protein encodes the protein MKMTRMEDEEKTAQYTHIHKLFRKALEISFDTVIMLFLFFILYLTVYSIYLNFKLTYNVSDPKLLIANILVTIILIETYRILIIYLRQHRVSITHILEVGIVALVQKLIVASDFKELDALKLFAVGGLLFILGHLYIRIGGE
- the fen gene encoding flap endonuclease-1, with translation MGVQIGELLPRKELELENLNGRKVAIDAFNAIYQFLSTIRQRDGTPLMDSKGRITSHLSGLFYRTINLMEAGIKPAYVFDGKPPEFKKKELEKRAEAREEAQEKWEEALARGDLEEAKKYAQRASKVNEMLIEDAKKLLELMGIPWVQAPSEGEAQAAYMASKGHVWASASQDYDSLLFGAPKLVRNLTITGKRKLPGKDVYVEVKPELIVLEEVLKELNITREKLIELAILVGTDYNPGGIKGIGPKKALEIVKYSKDPLAKYQKMSDVDLYAIKEFFLNPPTTDEYKLEWKMPDEEGILKFLCDEHDFSEERVKNGLERLKKAVKAGRQFTLDSWFKKK